From the genome of Culex pipiens pallens isolate TS unplaced genomic scaffold, TS_CPP_V2 Cpp_Un0115, whole genome shotgun sequence:
TCGTTGATACATGCAATGCCGTACATCCTTATACATCCATTTCATTGGTGGAGACCAGAAAAAAgcaatacaaaaattgttttttcgggACACCGTTTCCACCGACTAGTTCATGTTTGTGTATCACTAACCACCGTATTCCTATCCGCCCTTACGAAACCGCAGTACAACGGCTTCGAGCAGCTTTGTATCAACTTCACCAACGAAAAGCTGCAACAGTTCTTCAACCACCACATGTTCGTTCTGGAGCAGGAAGAATACCAGCGCGAGGGTATTGAGTGGACCTTCATCGATTTCGGCATGGATCTCCAGCAGTGTATTGAACTGATTGAGAAGGTAGAGCGCCCATTTGTTCGGGATTGTTCTCTGCCAGCAATCTTCAGCTCCTGCTCGTTGTGATTTCACTGACTTGTCCTCTAGCGGATATAGCCAACTTGTGTTGAATGTTGTGAACCCCCTTTGAAAATAACCAAACATCAACTATCGTGTCCATTCCTAATACATTGAACGAAATATAACCACAAGACGTTATATTGTAACTCACGATGAACTTTCCATTTCAGCTCCTCCAATGACTAATCCACCAAATTTCACTGCATCAAAACTTTTCTTTCGTTTTCGACACCACCTTCTCCCGTCTCTAAACTGTCAATCATCATATTTCCCGTCCGAACCCGGCTTGGTACAGTACAATGGTTTTAATCAGCTGTGTATCAATTTCACCAACGAGCGTCTGCAGCAATTTTTCAATCACTACATGTTCATCCTCGAGCAGGAAGAGTACGAACGCGAGGGCATCCAATGGACGTTCATAGACTTCGGTCTAGATCTGCAACCGACGATCGACCTGATCGAGAAGGTAGTAACGCGTTCAGACGGCGCTCGCTTCGATAAAACCTGCACGTCCGATACACGGACTGACTGCCTCCGTACGAAACGTAGACTAGTGATTGTGATGCTCAAAACCATTTTTGCTGTACCACAAAGGGACACAGGATTTGTTTTTTGATTGTGTTTCTAAGCTCGCTCTCAATGCCACTCTCTAAGGCTGTGCTGTAAAGAATTATGCTTCGCAAAACTAGCAAAGGTAAGATCTGTACCCCGTACAGAGTAACCACGAGAGAAGGAATTGTAATGCTAACCGCATttctttttgaagtatttttctcTTTAGCTTCGCATGCTTGAATCTGCGCCCAGACGCTCTATTTTTTGGCGTCCGTTCGGGCCGTGAAATCCGTGTTAACCGATGTTTTATTCTGTCTTCCCGCGTTTCTCTAGCCCATGGGTATCCTGTCCATTCTTGAGGAAGAGTCTATGTTCCCCAAGGCTACCGATCAGACCTTTGCTGAGAAGCTGATGAACAACCACTTGGGCAAGTCTGCTCCGTTCCAGAAGCCCAGGCCACCAAAGCCAGGTTGCCAGGCCGGCCACTTCGCCATCGGTCACTACGCCGGTACTGTGTCGTACAACATCACCGGATGGCTTGAGAAGAACAAGGATCCCCTGAACGACACTGTCGTCGATCAGTTCAAGAAGGGAAAGAACGCGTTGATCGTTGAGATCTTCGCTGATCACCCCGGACAGTCCGGTGGTGGCGACGCTGGCGGCAAGGGTGGACGTGGTAAGAAGGGTGCTGGTTTCGCCACTGTCTCCTCGTCCTACAAGGAGCAGCTGAACAACCTGATGACCACTCTGAAGTCTACTCAGCCTCACTTCGTCCGTTGTATCATTCCCAACGAGTTGAAGCAGACCGGTCTTATCGATGCTCACTTGGTTATGCACCAGCTGACCTGTAACGGTGTGCTTGAAGGTATCCGTATTTGCCGTAAGGGCTTCCCGAACAGGATGATGTACCCTGACTTCAAGCTGCGGTAAGTATTCACCAACAGTGAACCAACTGACTTATATGACTGAACACACTACAGGCGTTAGGGACTTGAAACAGAAAACTCTTTGAACAACTTATTCCAATGGTGTACTGAACTGACCACTAGAATTTGACTAATGTGACACTCTCCTTCGACTTATAGTTATCTTATCCTGGCCCCTGCTGCCATGATGGCTGAAAAGGAGGGCAAGAATGCTGCTCAGAAGTGTTTCGATGCTATCGGTCTGGATCCTGAGTCTTACCGTATTGGTCACACCAAGGCGAGAATCTACCATTTCTTCTATATATGTGTCCACCATCCCTCGTTCTTGTCCATCCACAAGCGATCAATACTTATCTGGACTTACAGCTGATCAGCTGGTGTGACACCCAACCCTTCCACCCATGTTCAAGTGTCTTGTCTACGTACCATCAACGTCACTCCTTGAATTTCCTATCAACAACTTGTGAATGTCCCCATCAGTTACTGTCAAGTCCGACAAAAGTCACAGCACGGAAACCTCCTCCAACAATACATTCACAACCAAATCAATGGCATGCAACGACCCCAGACCCTCAAACACAAACCAAACCAATTCGAAACAGAACAAATCTTTTTCCAGGACCAAGCTCAACTTGCAAGTTGAAGTGGACATTGTAATGCAAACcgtttcacaatattttttgtttctttcccTGTACCGTTTTTGTGAATGTCTCGTCACGTCCCACCTGATCGcaacaccacaaaaaaaaaccacaccAACCCAAAAACTATCAATCGCCAAATTCAGCTACAAAATCCTAAACCCCAAGGCTGCTGAAGCGGAGAAAGACCCCATGAAGGTCGCTCAAGTCATCCTGGAAGCTAGTGGTCTTGACACAGAATCATACCGGCTAGGAAACACCAAGGCATGAGTCCCTACCGATTATTTGATCTTTCCATACCATAAGTATATGTGATCTTGTGACGTCTGCGCACCCGAAAATGTGTTCCTCTACTTTACATTTCTCTGTTGACCCCTGTTTTTGGATGTTACACTCTGCTTGGTGAACCGAGGCAAAACGTCAATGATCATGACAAACCCCTTGGTTTTTCCCCCCGATTACTATACAACACCGCACGTAGTGATATACCCTCCCCCACACCCACATGCGAGTTCCAACCGAACCACTGAATTCGTATCCAGCAGATTTTTACTTAATTTCCCACAAACTAATCTCTCAATTGGTTATTCTATTCTCCTGCAACCCGCATATTCCAAATTGTTGTTACTGCTATGATTCACCCGATCACCTGCTTCAAAACCAAATTCACGATCAACACAGCTACAAAATCCTCTGCATAAAGGAAATTTATGAGATTAAGAGTGAGAAGAAATGCGCCGAGAAGATCATCGATTCGGTAGCTCTGAATGAGGATCTTTACCGACTGGGAAATACCAAGGCACGATCAACCAACCAATATCTAGTTTGAAATCATTAGTGGTAGAACTTCATCGTAGCATAGAaacgatttagtttttttttttttttgtatagcgTCTGCCAGAGATTCAGCGGATATTGAACAAATTCCGATGTGTTCGCAACGAACCGAACCCCGGAATAATACAACGGTCGAACAGGAAACTCATCTgcaggcttgccacaaatacagatttttttggcacataccaaacactcaatcgagtataactttaaagaataatattcttaccaaaaactgaacatgccaaaagatgctaacaatgtttatctttttggccaatttaacaaaaactgctcaaatttattttaactgtaaaaaaaaattcgtttgtGTTTCGGGcctgtgctgaaaaatctgtatttgtggcaagcctgcTCATCTGTACAGTTCAACGAGCTAACGTTCGAAACGGGGACTCAAGACTTACCCCTGGTACACGTACACGAACATCTAATATCTGTACATAACATCTGAAGATAGGTTCTCTAGGGAATATCTACACTAGGAAAACATACTAACTCATTGTATCATACCGCAAATATCATAAGTCCTGTATAACTTTTACTCTCCAACACAGATACAAAATTCTGTGCCCACAATTGATTAAAGAACCCTGTAGCCCAGAAAAGGCATGTCAGATTATAGTTGGACACCTTCAACTACCGGACGAGCAGTTCCGTATGGGCAAGACCAAGGTATAACTGGACGGTCTACCGAAACCCAACTCTGCGTGTACTTGTTGTGATTCTTTCCTCTActcttttctttaaaactaattttaaatttcttcgagatttttctgcgtgaaatcTAACACCGATGTTCCactagaaaaataataaaatttagtacacTAAACTCTAGTAAATTTCAGCACTTGCTCTAAATTCTCACTCAAAAATAACATACAaacaccaaccaaccaaccaaccaaccttcTCAATGTAAATATCTATGTGTCACATCCCACGAATCCATCCCAGATTTAGCATAGAAAAAACACATTCCTCGACCACAAATTACCAAAACATGTGCCATCCGCCCACTCCTGTGAAAACTTCCTGTACCACCTCCGGACCCATTCCGTTTCCAGTACATTCCACATTTATCTGTAAATATATACCCGTATGTGTTTGTCCTATCGCTTCCTCTCGCTCTCATTCTGTTTTTCCTCAACTCTTTCATTTTGTGTGTATGTCCTCTTGTAATAAACCATCGTCATGATCTTCGTACTGCAAGTACGACAAACGGGCTAACCAGTATTTTCCCTCTTTTCCGCCCCCAATTCGCCCCTTCTATCGTACTTTGcacttcccaaaaaaaaacaggtctTCTTCCGTGCCGGTGTCCTGGGTCAGATGGAGGAGTTCCGTGACGATCGCCTGTCCAAGATCATGACCTGGATGCAGTCCTGGATCCGTGGCTACCTGTCCCGCAAGTCTTTCAAGAAGATGCAGGAGCAGCGCGTCTCCCTGGAGATTGTCCAGCGTAACCTGCGCAAGTACATGAAGCTGCGTACCTGGGCCTGGTGGAAGCTGTGGCAGAAGGTTAAGCCTCTGCTTAACGTTTCCCGCGTTGAGGACCAGATCGCGGTAAGTATCCGACAACGACGACCACTACCAGcaacagcagtagcagcagaaGCAGTAAAAGCAGCAAACGACGACGCACGGTTCGGGAAGCTGAAAAGGTCAGCGTTGACGAACGTGGTGACACATCGGACCAAAATTTCATTTCCGTCCGACTATGTCGGCGACTTGAGGCCACCTCCCATATTTCATGGCAATTTTCACCTGGTGCTCAATAATTATTCTCGGCGCACCACGGCTCTTCAAACGCTGCTGGTGTGTGCCACTTTCAATGTACGGATCCGAATGCTAAAAATACATCGGCATCACCTTTGCCACATATTACGAAAACGCTTAGAACAGTCGGCGATGATGAGGAGGAAACTAATGGCCATAAAATTCATCCCACACCTCCGGATCGTTCCGGATACTTGTTCCCTCCTCTAACATCTCCAGCAAATCTGTGTGTGAGCAAGCATGATGGAAAACATACCGCaaactatttatttttcctCCCCCGAGCCGAGATCTCAAGATCTTGTGCGAAGCGAAAACCGCTCGCAGAGTTGGCTATTTTCGGACACTTTCGGATCAAAATTTCTCATCATGATAATTATAACACATGCCACCATCAGCGGAAAATTGTCTCAACCTGTCTGACCTCTTCCCCGTCAGTGGCCAGGCGGAGGTGGGTCGGCTCCACCCTCCGATCGAGGATTCCAGATCTCCATTTGTCGCTTCTTTTTCGCTTTAATGACCACTTGGGAgggaaatgaattaaaaatatatttttcgcgTAGGCGATGCGACCATTCGGACTGGAAGCCGAAGGTGTGCCGAAGTGGTCGGCTAGTCCTCGGGTGCACACCTTTCTGCTGGAAAGTGAATCCACTCAGCACACTCCAGTAACTCGCAGTACAGCGAACGGACCTCTACCTGAGCTTTACGTGGTCCAacgaatttaaaatatttttcctaatcAGTATTCTAACCGGGTGGTGCAATAAGTCGTTACACTTATAGTCTCCAGCATTTCCAGTAGTAGTTGAGTGTGCCACTATAGTACTTTAGTGATTCGGTAGCACACTTTAGAAGATATCTTAACAATAACTCATCCTATCGAACACTCGAAGCAAAATGGAGAACAAACCCGAACCCGATGTGGAAGTTACATTCAACTTCAATTTTGATCAAGCAAATAATGCCGAACCAAATGCGCCAAAAGTGTCTGCGACTGCTGCTGCTAGTGACTTtgatgaagaaaactgtgtagtCCGTGCATCCGAAACTGAATCCAACTCTTCATCTAAATTACAGAAACTGGAAGAGACCGCCAAGAAGGCTCAGGATGACTTGGAGAAGGAAACCAAGCTCCGCCAGGAACTGGAGGCTCTGAACAGCAAGCTGCTGGCTGAGAAGACCGCTCTGTTGGATTCTCTGTCCGGTGAGAAGGGTGCTCTCCAGGATTTCCAGGAGAAGACCGCCAAGCTCCAGGCCCAGAAGGCCGACGTTGAGAACCAGCTGCGCGACACCCAGGAGCGCCTGACTCAGGAGGAAGATGCCCGCAACCAGCTCTTCCAGCAGAAGAAGAAGTTGGAGCAGGAGATCTCTGGCCAGAAGAAGGATGCTGAGGATCTGGAACTGCAGATCCAGAAGATCGAGCAGGACAAGGCCTCCAAGGATCACCAGATCCGCAACTTGAACGATGAGATCGCCCACCAGGACGAGCTGATCAACAAGCTGAACAAGGAGAAGAAGATGTCTGGTGAGGTCAACCAGAAGACCGCTGAGGAGCTCCAGGCTGCCGAAGATAAGGTCAACCACCTGAACAAGGTTAAGGCCAAGCTGGAGCAGACTCTGGATGAGCTGGAGGACTCTCTGGAGCGCGAGAAGAAGCTGCGCGGTGATGTTGAGAAGGCTAAGCGCAAGGTTGAGGGTGACCTGAAGCTGACTCAGGAAGCCGTCGCTGATCTGGAGCGCAACAAGAAGGAGCTTGAGCAGACCATCATGCGCAAGGACAAGGAAATCTCTGCCTTGTCTGCTAAGCTGGAGGACGAACAGTCCCTGGTTGGCAAGCTGCAGAAGCAGATCAAGGAACTGCAGGGCCGCATTGAGGAGCTCGAGGAGGAAGTCGAGGCTGAGCGCCAGGCTCGTGCCAAGGCTGAGAAGCAGCGCGCCGATCTGGCCCGCGAACTCGAGGAACTGGGTGAGCGTCTGGAGGAAGCCGGTGGTGCCACCTCGGCCCAGATTGAGCTGAACAAGAAGCGTGAGGCTGAGCTCGCCAAGCTGCGTCGCGACTTGGAGGAGTCCAACATCCAGCATGAGGGAACTCTGGCTAACCTGCGCAAGAAGCACAACGATGCCGTCGCTGAGATGGCTGAGCAGGTCGACCAGCTGAACAAGCTGAAGACCAAGTAAGTATCGCCGAAAGGCCGAACATCAATTGTGATCTTTTCTTTCACAGGTGCTTCCAGTGGTTGGGTTTCAACTTCGGATGTGGCATCGAGTTCTTCGTTCGTTAAACCTTCTATCTTTTCTTCTTTCCCTCTCTACCTCACCCTGGTTCCTCCTTGTATATAACTAGGGCTGAACACGATCGCGCTAACATGTACAATGACCTGAACAACACTCGTACCGCTTGCGATCAGCTTGCCCGCGAGAAGGTAACGTATCCCCTTTCCTCCTCTCTTCTGATCTGCCTGGCAGATAGCAGAGTGTTGAGATGACTGAGCATGGTCTACCACCAACCACACTCCAATATTAGAAAACCACACCAACATGCATCCAACCAACCACCAACCAACGAGCCCAACCACCTCCAGATGTAGATGCAGCCGGCAATTGGCctttttgattcaattttattCTCCCCACACAACTCGAACAAAAATTGAACACTAACACATACCATATTCGTCCTTACTATTTCCTCAGAGCTGAAAAAGAGAGAGGCCAATACTTCGCTGAACTGAACGACTCCCGTCTCAGTTTAGATCATCTGGCTAATGAGAAGGTATTAGAAGCATTGCAGCTATCAATTCAATCcgagtttttgaaatgctacactaaattttcaattattgccTATAAAtagcaatttcattttttttaaatcaatatttatgCTGCTTTCTAAAACCAACGTTTATACCCAACGATGGCAATTAATTCTCTATCTCTACTGATTTTTTTAGTACCCAACTACTGAAAAATAGCTTGCGaagaaactttgttctaaaccGGCTGTAAGATATTTGCAAACTCTAAACCTGCCCTTTAtgatataattattttaaaaatagaaaaaaatatatgcaccATTACACATCCCCAGCACCAGTAACACAAACTCACCTGACTCACATCAAACCATCCTGCAAAGATTAAATTTCTTTAACCAATCACTTCAGTTATGAACATCATACTGTACATATTACgataaacgcaaaaaaaaatcacatgcaCAGCCTCAGCTTCTGTAAATGAGTGGCATAGATCTGTCCAGAGCAAACGATGGATTTAGTGCTAattatctttcttttttctCCCCACACCTCTTTCGAAAATTATGACGTCATCCGCTTGGGTGATCTAAAAATATACAGGCTTCCCAGGAGAAGATCGCCAAGCAGCTGCAGCACACTCTGAACGAAGTTCAGGGCAAGCTGGACGAAACCAACCGCACTCTGAACGACTTCGACACGTCCAAGAAGAAGCTGTCCATTGAGAACTCTGACCTGCTCCGCCAGTTGGAGGATGCCGAGTCTCAGGTTTCGCAGCTGAGCAAGATCAAGATCTCGCTCACTCAGCAGCTCGAGGATACCAAGCGTCTGGCCGATGAGGAGTCTCGCGAACGCGCTACTCTGCTCGGCAAGTTCCGCAACCTGGAGCACGACCTCGACAGCCTGCGTGAACAGGTTGAGGAGGAGGCTGAGGGCAAGGGAGACATCCAGCGCCAGCTCAGCAAGGCCAACGCCGAAGCCCAGCTGTGGCGTACCAAGTACGAGTCGGAGGGTGTTGCCCGCGCTGAGGAGCTCGAGGAAGCCAAGAGGAAGCTGCAGGCCCGCCTTGCCGAGGCTGAGGAGACCATTGAGTCGCTCAACCAGAAGTGCATTGCTCTGGAGAAGACCAAGCAGCGTCTGTCCACCGAAGTCGAGGATCTGCAGCTCGAGGTCGACCGTGCCACCTCGATCGCCAACTCTGCCGAGAAGAAGCAGAAGGCCTTCGACAAGATCATCGGAGAGTGGAAGCTCAAGGTCGACGATCTGGCTGCCGAGCTGGACGCTTCCCAGAAGGAATGCCGCAACTACTCGACCGAGCTGTTCCGTCTCAAGGGTGCCTACGAAGAGGGCCAGGAGCAGCTTGAGGCTGTCCGCCGTGAGAACAAGAACTTGGCCGATGAGGTCAAGGATCTGCTGGACCAGATCGGTGAGGGTGGCCGCAACATCCACGAGATTGAGAAGTCTCGCAAGCGCCTGGAGGCTGAGAAGGACGAGCTGCAGGCCGCCCTTGAGGAAGCCGAGGCTGCTCTGGAACAGGAGGAGAACAAGGTTCTGCGCGCTCAGCTTGAGCTGTCTCAGGTGCGCCAGGAAATTGACCGCCGCATCCAGGAGAAGGAAGAGGAATTCGAAAACACCCGCAAGAACCACCAGCGTGCCCTGGACTCCATGCAGGCCTCTCTTGAAGCCGAAGCCAAGGGTAAGGCTGAGGCCCTGCGCATGAAGAAGAAGCTGGAGGCTGACATCAACGAGCTTGAGATTGCTCTGGATCATGCCAACAAGGTGAGTTGACTCTGGAGGATGCATTGATAGCTGATGTACTAATCACaatgatttttcttcttttcgttTGTAGGCTAACGCTGAGGCCCAGAAGAACATCAAGCGCTACCAGCAGCAGATGAAGGATGTCCAGAG
Proteins encoded in this window:
- the LOC120424955 gene encoding myosin heavy chain, muscle isoform X29, whose amino-acid sequence is MPKPVVQVGDDPDPSEWLFISLEQKRIDQSKPYDAKKACWVPDEKEGFVLGEIKATKGELVTVGIPGGETKDFKKDLVGQVNPPKYEKCEDMSNLTYLNDASVLHNLRERYRAKLIYTYSGLFCVVINPYKRWPLYTMRVAKMYRGKRRNEVPPHLFAVSDGAYVNMLTNHENQSMLITGESGAGKTENTKKVIAYFATIGASSKKSADEEKKISLEDQVVQTNPVLEAYGNAKTVRNDNSSRFGKFIRIHFTGSGKLGGADIETYLLEKARVISQQTLERSYHIFYQIMSGSVKGLKEKCYLSNNIYDYMVIAQGKTTIPSVDDGEEMELTDEAFNILGFTQEEKDNIYKITAAVMHMGGMKFKQKGREEQAEADGTDEGDRVAKLLGCVTEDLYKNLLKPRIKVGTEFVTKGQNKDQVTNAVGALCKGIFDRLFKWLVKKCNETLDTKQKRAQFIGVLDIAGFEIFDYNGFEQLCINFTNEKLQQFFNHHMFVLEQEEYKKEGINWAFIDFGMDLLACIDLIEKPMGILSILEEESMFPKATDQTFAEKLMNNHLGKSAPFQKPRPPKPGCQAGHFAIGHYAGTVSYNITGWLEKNKDPLNDTVVDQFKKGKNALIVEIFADHPGQSGGGDAGGKGGRGKKGAGFATVSSSYKEQLNNLMTTLKSTQPHFVRCIIPNELKQTGLIDAHLVMHQLTCNGVLEGIRICRKGFPNRMMYPDFKLRYLILAPAAMMAEKEGKNAAQKCFDAIGLDPESYRIGHTKVFFRAGVLGQMEEFRDDRLSKIMTWMQSWIRGYLSRKSFKKMQEQRVSLEIVQRNLRKYMKLRTWAWWKLWQKVKPLLNVSRVEDQIAKLEETAKKAQDDLEKETKLRQELEALNSKLLAEKTALLDSLSGEKGALQDFQEKTAKLQAQKADVENQLRDTQERLTQEEDARNQLFQQKKKLEQEISGQKKDAEDLELQIQKIEQDKASKDHQIRNLNDEIAHQDELINKLNKEKKMSGEVNQKTAEELQAAEDKVNHLNKVKAKLEQTLDELEDSLEREKKLRGDVEKAKRKVEGDLKLTQEAVADLERNKKELEQTIMRKDKEISALSAKLEDEQSLVGKLQKQIKELQGRIEELEEEVEAERQARAKAEKQRADLARELEELGERLEEAGGATSAQIELNKKREAELAKLRRDLEESNIQHEGTLANLRKKHNDAVAEMAEQVDQLNKLKTKAEHDRANMYNDLNNTRTACDQLAREKASQEKIAKQLQHTLNEVQGKLDETNRTLNDFDTSKKKLSIENSDLLRQLEDAESQVSQLSKIKISLTQQLEDTKRLADEESRERATLLGKFRNLEHDLDSLREQVEEEAEGKGDIQRQLSKANAEAQLWRTKYESEGVARAEELEEAKRKLQARLAEAEETIESLNQKCIALEKTKQRLSTEVEDLQLEVDRATSIANSAEKKQKAFDKIIGEWKLKVDDLAAELDASQKECRNYSTELFRLKGAYEEGQEQLEAVRRENKNLADEVKDLLDQIGEGGRNIHEIEKSRKRLEAEKDELQAALEEAEAALEQEENKVLRAQLELSQVRQEIDRRIQEKEEEFENTRKNHQRALDSMQASLEAEAKGKAEALRMKKKLEADINELEIALDHANKANAEAQKNIKRYQQQMKDVQSALEEEQRARDDAREQLGISERRANALQNELEESRTLLEQADRGRRQAEQELGDAHEQLNDVSAQNASIAAAKRKLESELQTLHSDLDELLNEAKNSEEKAKKAMVDAARLADELRAEQDHAQSQEKMRKALEQQIKELQVRLDDAETNALKGGKKAIQKLEQRVRELEAELDSEQRRHTDAQKNLRKSERRIKELTFQSEEDRKNHERMQDLVDKLQQKIKTYKRQIEEAEEIAALNLAKFRKAQQELEEAEERADIAEQTATKFRTKGGRAGSVQRGASPAPQRQSAMPSLAALGLPTFDDHAF
- the LOC120424955 gene encoding myosin heavy chain, muscle isoform X8 yields the protein MPKPVVQVGDDPDPSEWLFISLEQKRIDQSKPYDAKKACWVPDEKEGFVLGEIKATKGELVTVGIPGGETKDFKKDLVGQVNPPKYEKCEDMSNLTYLNDASVLHNLRERYRAKLIYTYSGLFCVVINPYKRWPLYTMRVAKMYRGKRRNEVPPHLFAVSDGAYVNMLTNHENQSMLITGESGAGKTENTKKVIAYFATIGASSKKSADEEKKISLEDQVVQTNPVLEAYGNAKTVRNDNSSRFGKFIRIHFTGSGKLGGADIETYLLEKARVISQQTLERSYHIFYQIMSGSVKGLKEICFLSNNIHDYHIVSQGKTTIPSVDDGEEMQITDEAFNILGFTQEEKDNIYKITAAVMHMGGMKFKQKGREEQAEADGTDEGDRVAKLLGCVTEDLYKNLLKPRIKVGTEFVTKGQNKDQVTNAVGALCKGIFDRLFKWLVKKCNETLDTKQKRAQFIGVLDIAGFEIFDYNGFEQLCINFTNEKLQQFFNHHMFVLEQEEYKKEGINWAFIDFGMDLLACIDLIEKPMGILSILEEESMFPKATDQTFAEKLMNNHLGKSAPFQKPRPPKPGCQAGHFAIGHYAGTVSYNITGWLEKNKDPLNDTVVDQFKKGKNALIVEIFADHPGQSGGGDAGGKGGRGKKGAGFATVSSSYKEQLNNLMTTLKSTQPHFVRCIIPNELKQTGLIDAHLVMHQLTCNGVLEGIRICRKGFPNRMMYPDFKLRYLILAPAAMMAEKEGKNAAQKCFDAIGLDPESYRIGHTKVFFRAGVLGQMEEFRDDRLSKIMTWMQSWIRGYLSRKSFKKMQEQRVSLEIVQRNLRKYMKLRTWAWWKLWQKVKPLLNVSRVEDQIAKLEETAKKAQDDLEKETKLRQELEALNSKLLAEKTALLDSLSGEKGALQDFQEKTAKLQAQKADVENQLRDTQERLTQEEDARNQLFQQKKKLEQEISGQKKDAEDLELQIQKIEQDKASKDHQIRNLNDEIAHQDELINKLNKEKKMSGEVNQKTAEELQAAEDKVNHLNKVKAKLEQTLDELEDSLEREKKLRGDVEKAKRKVEGDLKLTQEAVADLERNKKELEQTIMRKDKEISALSAKLEDEQSLVGKLQKQIKELQGRIEELEEEVEAERQARAKAEKQRADLARELEELGERLEEAGGATSAQIELNKKREAELAKLRRDLEESNIQHEGTLANLRKKHNDAVAEMAEQVDQLNKLKTKAEKERGQYFAELNDSRLSLDHLANEKASQEKIAKQLQHTLNEVQGKLDETNRTLNDFDTSKKKLSIENSDLLRQLEDAESQVSQLSKIKISLTQQLEDTKRLADEESRERATLLGKFRNLEHDLDSLREQVEEEAEGKGDIQRQLSKANAEAQLWRTKYESEGVARAEELEEAKRKLQARLAEAEETIESLNQKCIALEKTKQRLSTEVEDLQLEVDRATSIANSAEKKQKAFDKIIGEWKLKVDDLAAELDASQKECRNYSTELFRLKGAYEEGQEQLEAVRRENKNLADEVKDLLDQIGEGGRNIHEIEKSRKRLEAEKDELQAALEEAEAALEQEENKVLRAQLELSQVRQEIDRRIQEKEEEFENTRKNHQRALDSMQASLEAEAKGKAEALRMKKKLEADINELEIALDHANKANAEAQKNIKRYQQQMKDVQSALEEEQRARDDAREQLGISERRANALQNELEESRTLLEQADRGRRQAEQELGDAHEQLNDVSAQNASIAAAKRKLESELQTLHSDLDELLNEAKNSEEKAKKAMVDAARLADELRAEQDHAQSQEKMRKALEQQIKELQVRLDDAETNALKGGKKAIQKLEQRVRELEAELDSEQRRHTDAQKNLRKSERRIKELTFQSEEDRKNHERMQDLVDKLQQKIKTYKRQIEEAEEIAALNLAKFRKAQQELEEAEERADIAEQTATKFRTKGGRAGSVQRGASPAPQRQSAMPSLAALGLPTFDDHAF